In one Dermatophagoides farinae isolate YC_2012a chromosome 4, ASM2471394v1, whole genome shotgun sequence genomic region, the following are encoded:
- the LOC124500469 gene encoding uncharacterized protein LOC124500469 yields MKMYKIISLSLLLFIAAVQLTNGQICARMGRHLLQHQCVLTPEGTEGPYYLPYHLVRSDIRENRPGLTFKLKFTITDITKCEPIKNVTIDIWQSDALGTYSSYTKNSATTVPKSVLHADPTDNTTFLRGVQMTDENGQVEFMTVFPGQYAFRTPHIHLQAHVNGTTVHVAQLYFENIMNNRIARFSPYKQRVNKEIRNEDDYIFRRDNGDATIIHNIQPLDGRRLSRGLKGEMIIGINPTHESSSALHGRQE; encoded by the exons atgaaaatgtataaaataatttcactgtcgttattattgtttatcGCTGCCGTACAATTAACCAATGGTCAAATATGTGCTCGTATGGGCCGTCATCTTCTTCAACATCAATGTGTTTTAACACCTGAAGGTACGGAAGGACCATATTATCTACCATATCATCTTGTACGTAGTGATATACGTGAAAATCGTCCCGGATTaacatttaaattaaaatttacaaTTACGGATATAACTAAATGTGAACCGATTAAAAATGTTACTATCGATATTTGGCAATCTGATGCATTGGGTACATATTCATCGTATACGAAAAATTCAGCAACAACTGTACCTAAATCTGTATTACATGCCGATCCAACAGATAATACAACATTTTTACGTGGAGTACAGATGACCGATGAAAATGGTCAAGTAGAATTTATGACAGTATTTCCTG GACAATATGCATTCCGCACACCACATATACACCTACAAGCCCATGTAAACGGAACAACCGTCCATGTAGCACAattatattttgaaaatataatgaataatcGTATTGCCCGATTTAGTCCATATAAACAACGTGTTAATAAAGAAATAcgtaatgaagatgattataTTTTCCGTcgtgataatggtgatgcaACAATTATACATAATATACAACCATTGGATGGTAGACGTTTATCACGTGGTCTTAAAGGTGAAATGATTATCGGTATTAATCCAACAcatgaatcatcatccgcTTTACATGGACGacaagaatga
- the LOC124490261 gene encoding uncharacterized protein LOC124490261: MYVMMAFYYLSLFMAIIAIQFFIVYVNCYYQQHYGSPKSFGYKTEIHHPARSYVYHEQHFPKISKSYYDNDNYGPNRHGGHKYNFDDDGGFKFDHYSPPMKRQIITYHHQAPPPPPKKTEKENDSIKFSVDIPVKNMDFGKGLEKEIMSVHEGITKSDDNGMVENNYGNDNSYGGVGDEKEMKKDLSIPEISIPKFDVDGMLDKIK, encoded by the exons atgtatgtgatGATGGCTTTCTATTATTTATCTTTGTTTATGGCTATAATtgccattcaatttttcattgtttatgtaaattgttattatcaacaacattatg GATCACCAAAAAGTTTTGGATATAAAACcgaaattcatcatccagCACGTAGCTATGTTTATCATGAACAACATTTTCCCAAAATATCCAAATCATAttatgacaatgataattatggACCAAATCGTCATGGTGGACATAAAtacaattttgatgatgatggtggcttCAAATTTGACCATTATTCACCACCAATGAAACGACAGATTATTacctatcatcatcaagcaccgccaccaccacccaaaaaaactgaaaaagaaaatgattcgattaaATTCAGTGTCGATATACCAGTAAAAAATATGGATTTTGGTAAAGGattagaaaaagaaattatgaGCGTTCATGAAGGCATTACGAAATCCGATGATAATGGCATggttgaaaataattatggTAACGATAATAGTtatggtggtgttggtgatgaaaaagaaatgaaaaaagatttatcaATACCGGAAATTTCTATACCAAAATTCGATGTTGATGGAATGTTGGATAAGATAAAATGA